One Erpetoichthys calabaricus chromosome 9, fErpCal1.3, whole genome shotgun sequence genomic region harbors:
- the LOC114657229 gene encoding uncharacterized protein LOC114657229 isoform X4 — translation MGNQPSECHGCNCCVCGTRLPPCTSFDNFRKDWVEGYYVYIYNGGQYYREVGVDNQYKCPDCFHRPIRERLEREEREKKKREEEERRKREEEERRRREEAERQRREEEERRRKAEEEQRRRQQEEERQRKEAAERERKAEEERRKREEEERRKLAEEERKKKEDADRKRREEEARQKREAEEREKRELQERLDQTLKNAKAKSEQEEDIVREKMEQKTTTDIVVSQFDEFETIKVHLENRETDNENLMDVLCAKSGISLSNMTLTALTTKQVESLSKSLETLLFQEWPSNPPSRLVLVHTQVLLTELVLTNLKMEDSSLQEGVTNQAQYLVETMNNAGENITEMFNFTQALLKVHKRMLESTYQCSIVKITKQITKTENLPAEEVFLLKFLEILQKCLREVSEPKYGKEITNVEKKCYEVLLNATTRSYNEEAYSELTCRLLRIVQSGLWQPNEAMDFMYDLVKSCSDPVLLTKVLHLIEIYRVPPNWQDEDGKKITDHLGTEILYQEFEKDLKKEPEKSLDAVLEEIKKTGSIDIQTLDKVTCIVSGVQKRIAALKVNERDILENIPKGSLSAGKIAEDLEKILFTLCKGVFKVNNYYPRVTQMVTWCLLALSKYSKLLEVGTGEGKSCIIAMFAAMRVLMGQQVDVVSSSSVLCERDAEDWSPFYKLFSITVDTNTNKTKDEERAICYKADIVYGTVETFAADYLRQTFELKQVRPNRKFHCIIVDEVDSLLLDRGVQLTYLSSDMISLQHLNTILAMIWSVVNQHGLVATENKVFIRGPPVPFYKGIFDCLSGDNLGLEEPIDILEIAEENGLVPSGFSKEIGASDKDKLNEKLKSIPQNAMLKFFNVLEDYIPYHFSTYIQDANGILQLTADDSTPGLPFFVLDNGLCCLLCDSDEQLWEPVRSYVLEHLQFTPCTNNAEKHSIPGFLKNLVETKMQTWVENAFLAIKLQPDREYVVKGDCILPVDFKSTGIIELNKKWGDGLQQFLEMKHQTKISTMSTITNFISNVSYFNKYQGQVFGTTGTLGTDADIQFLSKLYPNLTACRIPTFNRRKLFEVQGEMTNTSEDWKRKICATVQEQISPSSTGKGRAALVICESINRAIEIEKELKPFVRGQLKLYIRSDNDNAKILDAELAPGDVIVATNLAGRGTDIKVSGDVNNSGGLFVVLTFLSQNARVELQAFGRTARKGKPGSAQLIVCTNHMPEYLGEVNTLGAVKRIRDQVAKSRVLHYLDDDIPEIFLREELFFQYCKILLSVYNEIEDVEDEKATVAVLNEYWGIWLQLKSKPILELKRDELLASLASDIAKAKQLCKTEESPCSSIYQYIRFGNKELFDGKFELSSRLFEKSMALDPSWASIAFYSHAYCTIKLSKDNYLNKAMEDLEKAKESLANFKEQCVVTLQLVKLASKSKESEETTRFQNHIMTRCQVLDFFNKNIEEAIKKLKEIKDKGRDAIVEETSVFALVPDAQSEVHQELYEFYKLGLVNIYTVKEKPRFCWEGLVVFLLGVLQLVAGIILTAVTCGTLANIGMALISEGISDCISGAEAMITGEFSWASWAIEKAISVGLSLVSFGIGKVIAKGAKATMTAIKAIGKNLKALPKVLSKQVKTGLKQALKDNIKNVLKYAGKEIAVEVLSKTEDIILDKIVEEIKNKAKEAAVESVQKNMKQEPLKPLADTVVLSHLKDGMQVNVLLSDTISTEKLKNIFKEVADTVLESDKEGLEWQEKLHSSMLEVLGNASEESKGKLKIALGIIQATYMSALAADAIASVITMSNQFNGKYCEDLEKMIQENNMAGKAQKIVLTTNESILLDGFKGELAVEVAGSLVDVLALVFQQKFSNHLVKFAQNKVNGKINTFLEDKIKVDADTFIKSKEVSTGNVVDYKKDLTPTAVKMQKAVKAYAADIQTTKRPATVVDIRVLAEVTGKRIVVLADNKGDMRKIQALNPKTKTITGTISVVYRPKSEQYPNGHYDVCIKGKVVTAPGEGKVYTAVARWLEPDVSESKVTEKATELKALSSKTLTENASQWSLVIQRKKWVDEFRGLSIKP, via the coding sequence ATGGGGAATCAACCATCAGAATGCCATGGATGTAACTGTTGTGTCTGTGGTACTAGGCTTCCTCCTTGCACATCATTCGATAACTTTAGAAAGGACTGGGTTGAGGGATATTATGTCTACATTTACAATGGTGGCCAATATTACAGAGAAGTTGGGGTAGACAATCAATACAAGTGTCCTGACTGCTTCCATCGGCCAATAAGAGAACGACTTGAAagagaagaaagggaaaaaaagaaacgtgaagaggaagaaagaaggaaaagggaggaagaagagaggaggagaagagaagaagcagaaagacaaagaagagaGGAAGAGGAAAGACGAAGAAAAGCAGAGGAAGAACAAAGGAGAAGACAGCAAGAagaggagagacagagaaaagaggcagcagaaagagaaagaaaggcagaagaggaaaggagaaaaagggaggaagaagaaagaagaaaacttgctgaagaagaaagaaaaaaaaaagaagacgcagATAGGAAGAGAAGGGAAGAAGAAGCAAGACAAAAGAGAGAAGCTGAAGAAAGGGAAAAACGAGAGCTTCAAGAGAGGCTGGATCAGACGCTTAAGAATGCTAAGGCCAAATCAGAACAGGAAGAAGACATAGTCCGTGAGAAGATGGAGCAGAAAACCACAACAGACATTGTAGTCAGCCAGTTTGATGAGTTTGAAACTATCAAGGTTCACCTTGAAAATCGTGAAACTGATAATGAAAACCTTATGGATGTTTTATGTGCCAAGAGTGGAATATCACTTTCTAACATGACACTAACTGCACTCACAACAAAGCAAGTTGAGAGCCTTTCCAAATCTCTGGAAACACTGCTTTTCCAAGAATGGCCTTCAAATCCCCCAAGCAGACTTGTTCTTGTCCATACACAGGTGCTGCTCACAGAACTTGTGCTCACAAATCTTAAAATGGAGGACAGCAGTTTGCAAGAGGGCGTCACCAACCAAGCCCAGTATCTGGTAGAGACAATGAATAATGCTGGAGAAAATAtaactgaaatgtttaatttcacacaGGCTTTGCTGAAAGTACATAAAAGAATGCTGGAAAGCACATATCAATGTAGTATTGTAAAGATCACTAAGCAGATAACAAAGACAGAGAATCTTCCTGCAGAGGAAGTCTTTCTCTTAAAATTTTTAGAAATTCTACAGAAGTGCCTGAGAGAAGTCAGTGAGCCAAAATATGGAAAAGAGATCACAAATGTGGAGAAAAAGTGCTATGAGGTCTTGCTAAATGCAACAACTCGATCCTATAATGAGGAAGCATATTCTGAACTGACCTGCAGACTTCTGAGGATTGTCCAATCTGGCCTATGGCAGCCCAATGAAGCTATGGATTTTATGTATGACTTAGTAAAGAGCTGCAGTGATCCTGTCCTCCTCACGAAGGTGCTACATCTGATTGAAATCTACCGGGTCCCTCCAAACTGGCAGGATGAAGATGGTAAGAAGATCACTGACCACCTTGGAACAGAAATTCTGTATCAAGAATTTGAAAAGGATTTGAAAAAAGAACCAGAAAAGTCACTTGATGCTGTTctggaagaaattaaaaagactgGAAGCATTGACATTCAAACTCTTGACAAGGTGACCTGCATTGTTTCAGGCGTCCAAAAAAGAATTGCTGCACTCAAAGTGAATGAACGTGACATACTTGAAAATATACCAAAAGGTTCTCTGAGTGCTGGTAAAATTGCTGAAGACCTTGAAAAAATTTTATTCACGTTGTGCAAAGGAGTGTTTAAAGTGAATAACTATTACCCAAGGGTGACTCAAATGGTCACCTGGTGCCTGCTAGCCTTGTCAAAATACAGTAAGTTACTTGAGGTTGGCACTGGAGAAGGGAAGTCTTGCATCATAGCAATGTTTGCGGCCATGCGAGTACTGATGGGACAACAAGTGGATGttgtttccagttcttctgtaCTCTGTGAGCGAGATGCAGAAGACTGGAGCCCCTTTTATAAGCTTTTTAGCATCACAGTGGATACAAACACTAACAAAACCAAAGATGAAGAGAGAGCCATCTGTTACAAAGCTGACATTGTCTATGGGACAGTAGAGACTTTTGCAGCTGATTATCTGCGCCAGACCTTTGAGTTAAAACAAGTACGACCCAATCGCAAGTTTCACTGTATCATTGTGGACGAAGTGGATTCTTTGCTGCTGGATCGAGGAGTGCAGCTCACTTACTTGTCAAGTGATATGATAAGCCTTCAGCATCTTAACACAATCCTAGCCATGATCTGGAGTGTGGTAAATCAGCATGGTTTGGTTGCTACAGAGAACAAAGTATTTATTCGTGGCCCTCCTGTACCTTTTTACAAAGGCATATTTGATTGTCTAAGTGGAGATAACCTGGGCCTAGAAGAACCAATTGATATATTGGAAATTGCAGAGGAGAACGGCCTTGTTCCATCTGGATTTTCAAAGGAAATTGGAGCCAGTGACAAAGATAAACTTAATGAGAAACTCAAAAGTATCCCCCAGAATGCCATGTTAAAGTTTTTCAATGTCCTTGAAGATTACATTCCATATCACTTTTCAACATACATTCAAGATGCAAATGGAATACTTCAGCTGACTGCTGATGACAGCACTCCTGGACTTCCTTTCTTTGTGCTAGACAATGGACTTTGCTGTTTGCTTTGTGATTCAGATGAACAGCTCTGGGAGCCAGTTCGCAGTTACGTATTGGAACATCTCCAGTTCACACCTTGTACCAACAACGCTGAGAAACATAGCATCCCaggctttttaaaaaaccttgtagaaacaaaaatgcagacatgggtagaaaatgcatttttagcAATTAAGCTGCAGCCAGACAGGGAATATGTTGTCAAAGGTGACTGCATCCTGCCAGTGGACTTCAAATCTACTGGGATTATTGAACTAAACAAAAAATGGGGAGATGGCCTGCAGCAGTTTCTGGAAATGAAGCATCAGACAAAGATCAGTACCATGTCCACAATCACTAATTTTATCTCCAATGTCTCTTACTTCAATAAGTATCAAGGCCAGGTTTTTGGCACCACTGGAACTCTGGGCACTGATGCAGATATTCAATTTCTGTCCAAACTCTACCCAAACCTTACCGCTTGCCGCATCCCAACATTTAACAGAAGAAAGTTATTTGAAGTTCAAGGAGAGATGACAAACACTTCTGAGgactggaaaagaaaaatatgtgcTACAGTTCAGGAACAGATCTCTCCCAGTTCAACTGGAAAAGGCAGAGCTGCTCTAGTGATCTGCGAGAGCATCAACAGAGCCATTGAAATTGAAAAGGAGCTGAAACCTTTTGTGCGTGGCCAGCTGAAACTCTATATCCGCAGTGACAATGACAATGCAAAAATTTTAGATGCTGAGTTGGCACCTGGAGATGTGATTGTCGCCACTAATTTGGCTGGCAGAGGAACGGACATCAAAGTGTCTGGGGATGTCAATAACAGTGGAGGACTCTTTGTGGTTCTCACCTTCCTTTCCCAGAATGCAAGAGTGGAACTTCAGGCTTTTGGCCGCACAGCTCGAAAAGGAAAGCCTGGCTCAGCTCAGCTGATTGTATGCACTAACCATATGCCAGAATACCTTGGTGAGGTCAACACTCTAGGAGCAGTGAAAAGGATCAGAGATCAAGTAGCAAAATCACGTGTGCTACACTACTTAGATGATGATATTCCAGAGATCTTCTTAAGAGAAGAGTTATTTTTCCAGTATTGCAAGATCTTACTTTCTGTGTACAATGAGATTGAAGATGTGGAGGATGAGAAGGCAACTGTAGCTGTTCTAAATGAGTACTGGGGAATATGGCTGCAACTCAAGTCTAAGCCAATACTGGAATTGAAGAGAGATGAGCTGTTGGCTTCCTTGGCTTCCGATATTGCTAAGGCCAAGCAACTGTGCAAAACAGAAGAATCTCCATGTTCTAGCATCTATCAGTACATCCGGTTTGGCAACAAAGAACTCTTTGATGGAAAATTTGAGCTCAGCTCCCGGTTGTTTGAAAAAAGCATGGCTCTTGATCCCTCTTGGGCTTCTATTGCTTTTTACAGCCATGCCTACTGCACAATAAAGCTGTCAAAAGACAATTACTTAAACAAAGCAATGGAAGATttggaaaaagcaaaagaatCTCTGGCCAATTTCAAAGAGCAATGTGTGGTGACCCTGCAGTTAGTTAAACTTGCTAGTAAATCCAAAGAGAGCGAAGAAACCACCAGATTCCAGAATCACATAATGACAAGATGCCAAGTACttgatttctttaataaaaacattgaggaagccattaagaagttGAAAGAGATCAAGGATAAAGGAAGGGATGCTATTGTGGAAGAAACTTCTGTTTTTGCACTGGTCCCAGATGCACAGTCTGAAGTTCATCAAGAACTCTATGAGTTTTACAAACTGGGCCTGGTCAACATCTATACTGTTAAGGAAAAACCCAGGTTTTGTTGGGAGGGTCTGGTTGTCTTCCTCCTGGGAGTTTTACAGCTTGTTGCAGGAATTATTCTTACTGCTGTAACCTGTGGCACACTTGCCAACATTGGTATGGCATTGATTAGTGAGGGAATATCAGACTGCATCAGTGGTGCTGAAGCCATGATAACTGGAGAATTCAGTTGGGCCTCATGGGCCATTGAGAAAGCAATCTCTGTTGGCCTCTCCTTGGTCAGCTTTGGAATTGGCAAGGTTATTGCCAAAGGTGCTAAAGCAACAATGACGGCAATCAAAGCCATTGGTAAGAATTTGAAAGCTTTACCAAAAGTACTCAGCAAACAGGTCAAGACTGGGCTTAAGCAGGCTCTAAAGGATAACATAAAGAATGTTCTTAAATATGCCGGCAAAGAGATTGCAGTTGAGGTCCTTAGTAAAACAGAGGATATAATATTGGATAAaattgtggaagaaattaaaaataaggcaAAGGAAGCAGCAGTTGAATCAGTGCAGAAGAATATGAAACAGGAGCCCTTAAAGCCTCTGGCAGATACTGTGGTGCTGTCCCATCTAAAGGACGGCATGCAAGTGAATGTCCTGTTGTCAGATACCATTAGTACAGAGAAGTTGAAGAACATCTTTAAGGAAGTTGCCGATACAGTGCTGGAATCGGATAAAGAGGGTCTGGAGTGGCAGGAAAAACTTCATTCATCAATGCTTGAGGTCCTTGGTAATGCTTCTGAAGAGTCTAAAGGAAAACTTAAAATTGCTCTGGGTATCATCCAAGCAACTTATATGAGTGCTTTGGCTGCAGATGCCATAGCTTCGGTTATCACTATGTCTAATCAATTTAATGGAAAATACTGTGAGGATCTTGAGAAAATGATTCAAGAAAACAATATGGCAGGAAAAGCACAAAAAATAGTGTTAACCACAAATGAATCCATACTTTTAGATGGCTTTAAAGGGGAGCTGGCAGTTGAAGTTGCAGGTTCACTAGTGGATGTGCTTGCTTTGGTTTTCCAGCAGAAGTTCTCCAACCACCTTGTGAAATTTGCTCAAAATAAAGTTAATGGTAAAATCAATACATTTCTTGAAGATAAGATAAAAGTGGATGCTGATACTTTCATAAAGTCTAAAGAAGTTTCCACTGGAAATGTTGTAGACTACAAGAAAGATCTCACACCCACTGCAGTAAAAATGCAGAAGGCTGTAAAAGCCTATGCTGCTGATATTCAAACTACTAAAAGACCAGCCACTGTGGTGGATATTCGTGTGTTAGCTGAG